A genomic segment from Miscanthus floridulus cultivar M001 unplaced genomic scaffold, ASM1932011v1 fs_570_2_3, whole genome shotgun sequence encodes:
- the LOC136532289 gene encoding probable E3 ubiquitin-protein ligase BAH1-like 1 isoform X3, with translation MKFGATYEEYLRAEQDKFLGQCSHVEYKRLKKVLKKCRVDRSLQADGTNGDEQQEGSDESSNICECNSCTLCDRLFFTELNKEASEIAGCFRSRVQRLLHLHVPSGLQRCIWRFRQCFTDDQQIMVQECRMLLNYVTMNAIAIRKILKKYDKIHGSVSGRDFKSKMQTEHIELLQSPWLIELGAFHLNCDDSDADEPGAGGFFKNFSCDLSGAQPLLTMTISETLKYEYSLTCPICLFAVETLHVVSAGTLCSTLTHLAVGICSAKPVHVVLLLSTSSRVSSRHLQRRSALYAERLVCLVVLCI, from the exons ATGAAGTTCGGCGCCACATATGAGGAGTATCTCCGGGCAGAGCAGGACAAATTCCTAGGACAATGCTCCCATGTCGAATACAAACGCCTCAAGAAGGTATTGAAGAAATGTAGAGTTGATCGCTCACTGCAAGCAGATGGCACAAATGGTGATGAGCAGCAGGAGGGGAGTGACGAATCTTCAAACATTTGTGAATGCAACTCATGCACAT TGTGTGATAGATTGTTCTTTACAGAACTCAACAAGGAGGCATCAGAAATAGCAGGTTGTTTCAGATCTAGAGTACAAcgcctcctccatcttcatgtcCCTTCAGGACTACAACGCTGTATATGGCGTTTTAGGCAGTGTTTCACAGATGATCAGCAAATAATGGTTCAAGAATGCAGAATGCTTCTCAATTATGTGACCATGAATGCTATTGCTATTCGCAAAATTCTCAAGAAATATGACAAG ATACATGGTTCTGTGAGTGGCAGAGATTTCAAGAGCAAGATGCAAACTGAGCATATTGAACTGTTGCAGTCACCTTGGCTGATAGAGCTTGGTGCTTTCCATCTCAACTGTGATGATTCAGACGCTGATGAACCTGGAGCTGGAGGGTTCTTCAAGAATTTTTCCTGTGACCTGAGTGGAGCACAGCCACTACTGACAATGACCATTTCTGAAACTCTGAAGTATGAGTACAGCCTAACTTGTCCGATTTGCTTG TTTGCTGTGGAAACTTTGCATGTTGTCTCTGCAGG GACACTTTGTTCAACCCTTACGCACTTAGCTGTGGGCATCTGTTCTGCAAAGCCTGTGCATGTGGTGCTGCTTCTGTCTACATCTTCCAGGGTGTCAAGTCGGCACCTCCAGAGGCGAAGTGCCCTGTATGCCGAGCG GTTGGTGTGTTTGGTCGTGCTGTGCATATGA
- the LOC136532289 gene encoding probable E3 ubiquitin-protein ligase BAH1-like 1 isoform X1, whose protein sequence is MKFGATYEEYLRAEQDKFLGQCSHVEYKRLKKVLKKCRVDRSLQADGTNGDEQQEGSDESSNICECNSCTLCDRLFFTELNKEASEIAGCFRSRVQRLLHLHVPSGLQRCIWRFRQCFTDDQQIMVQECRMLLNYVTMNAIAIRKILKKYDKIHGSVSGRDFKSKMQTEHIELLQSPWLIELGAFHLNCDDSDADEPGAGGFFKNFSCDLSGAQPLLTMTISETLKYEYSLTCPICLGSLLWKLCMLSLQGIFFLSSVCLNICVLILTSICDDFFHSQCVQDTLFNPYALSCGHLFCKACACGAASVYIFQGVKSAPPEAKCPVCRAVGVFGRAVHMTELELLLKRRDKDYFAQRLREERSVMVKQAKEYWDSQAMLSMGI, encoded by the exons ATGAAGTTCGGCGCCACATATGAGGAGTATCTCCGGGCAGAGCAGGACAAATTCCTAGGACAATGCTCCCATGTCGAATACAAACGCCTCAAGAAGGTATTGAAGAAATGTAGAGTTGATCGCTCACTGCAAGCAGATGGCACAAATGGTGATGAGCAGCAGGAGGGGAGTGACGAATCTTCAAACATTTGTGAATGCAACTCATGCACAT TGTGTGATAGATTGTTCTTTACAGAACTCAACAAGGAGGCATCAGAAATAGCAGGTTGTTTCAGATCTAGAGTACAAcgcctcctccatcttcatgtcCCTTCAGGACTACAACGCTGTATATGGCGTTTTAGGCAGTGTTTCACAGATGATCAGCAAATAATGGTTCAAGAATGCAGAATGCTTCTCAATTATGTGACCATGAATGCTATTGCTATTCGCAAAATTCTCAAGAAATATGACAAG ATACATGGTTCTGTGAGTGGCAGAGATTTCAAGAGCAAGATGCAAACTGAGCATATTGAACTGTTGCAGTCACCTTGGCTGATAGAGCTTGGTGCTTTCCATCTCAACTGTGATGATTCAGACGCTGATGAACCTGGAGCTGGAGGGTTCTTCAAGAATTTTTCCTGTGACCTGAGTGGAGCACAGCCACTACTGACAATGACCATTTCTGAAACTCTGAAGTATGAGTACAGCCTAACTTGTCCGATTTGCTTG GGAAGTTTGCTGTGGAAACTTTGCATGTTGTCTCTGCAGGGTATCTTTTTCCTCTCTTCAGTTTGCTTGAATATATGTGTGCTGATTTTAACGTCCatttgtgatgatttttttcactCACAATGTGTACAGGACACTTTGTTCAACCCTTACGCACTTAGCTGTGGGCATCTGTTCTGCAAAGCCTGTGCATGTGGTGCTGCTTCTGTCTACATCTTCCAGGGTGTCAAGTCGGCACCTCCAGAGGCGAAGTGCCCTGTATGCCGAGCG GTTGGTGTGTTTGGTCGTGCTGTGCATATGACTGAACTCGAATTACTCCTCAAGAGAAG GGACAAAGATTACTTTGCGCAGAGACTGCGCGAAGAGCGAAGTGTGATGGTGAAGCAGGCCAAAGAATACTGGGACTCACAGGCAATGCTATCGATGGGAATTTGA
- the LOC136532289 gene encoding probable E3 ubiquitin-protein ligase BAH1-like 1 isoform X2 has protein sequence MKFGATYEEYLRAEQDKFLGQCSHVEYKRLKKVLKKCRVDRSLQADGTNGDEQQEGSDESSNICECNSCTLCDRLFFTELNKEASEIAGCFRSRVQRLLHLHVPSGLQRCIWRFRQCFTDDQQIMVQECRMLLNYVTMNAIAIRKILKKYDKIHGSVSGRDFKSKMQTEHIELLQSPWLIELGAFHLNCDDSDADEPGAGGFFKNFSCDLSGAQPLLTMTISETLKYEYSLTCPICLDTLFNPYALSCGHLFCKACACGAASVYIFQGVKSAPPEAKCPVCRAVGVFGRAVHMTELELLLKRRDKDYFAQRLREERSVMVKQAKEYWDSQAMLSMGI, from the exons ATGAAGTTCGGCGCCACATATGAGGAGTATCTCCGGGCAGAGCAGGACAAATTCCTAGGACAATGCTCCCATGTCGAATACAAACGCCTCAAGAAGGTATTGAAGAAATGTAGAGTTGATCGCTCACTGCAAGCAGATGGCACAAATGGTGATGAGCAGCAGGAGGGGAGTGACGAATCTTCAAACATTTGTGAATGCAACTCATGCACAT TGTGTGATAGATTGTTCTTTACAGAACTCAACAAGGAGGCATCAGAAATAGCAGGTTGTTTCAGATCTAGAGTACAAcgcctcctccatcttcatgtcCCTTCAGGACTACAACGCTGTATATGGCGTTTTAGGCAGTGTTTCACAGATGATCAGCAAATAATGGTTCAAGAATGCAGAATGCTTCTCAATTATGTGACCATGAATGCTATTGCTATTCGCAAAATTCTCAAGAAATATGACAAG ATACATGGTTCTGTGAGTGGCAGAGATTTCAAGAGCAAGATGCAAACTGAGCATATTGAACTGTTGCAGTCACCTTGGCTGATAGAGCTTGGTGCTTTCCATCTCAACTGTGATGATTCAGACGCTGATGAACCTGGAGCTGGAGGGTTCTTCAAGAATTTTTCCTGTGACCTGAGTGGAGCACAGCCACTACTGACAATGACCATTTCTGAAACTCTGAAGTATGAGTACAGCCTAACTTGTCCGATTTGCTTG GACACTTTGTTCAACCCTTACGCACTTAGCTGTGGGCATCTGTTCTGCAAAGCCTGTGCATGTGGTGCTGCTTCTGTCTACATCTTCCAGGGTGTCAAGTCGGCACCTCCAGAGGCGAAGTGCCCTGTATGCCGAGCG GTTGGTGTGTTTGGTCGTGCTGTGCATATGACTGAACTCGAATTACTCCTCAAGAGAAG GGACAAAGATTACTTTGCGCAGAGACTGCGCGAAGAGCGAAGTGTGATGGTGAAGCAGGCCAAAGAATACTGGGACTCACAGGCAATGCTATCGATGGGAATTTGA
- the LOC136532288 gene encoding myosin-binding protein 7-like — translation MDDDHDHDQDPDAPSPAAGERCPCCCSSTSSASPAVPWRRSVKRKLGAEKGGDEEAGPAARVEAEDECAALREAVAAAQSTASALRAEVEEERLAAASAASEAMAMMLRLQREKAEVQMELRQFRRFADEKMALDAADIDQLRALLAQRARRLVRLRARLREYRLQFIHLGIPLPEGEGEGEGEGEDLVAQNAAEEEEDLLLLEGEDGYVDGDGGYYPELRCNDGEYYYYEDGQEEEDAVALDLERRICRLEHDQETRLLEPPLEEEEEEEKGTHLYTDEALPNLSGHERGGIYTDEVLSEEDVEARSNLHNDDEELPESPTAGSGDGEEASEADGVDSVSGSGSGSDRVYTIDKVHQGAPAPIARVMDKYQGEAVEPDIKKLYMRLEALEADRESMRQALVAMRTEKAQLVLLREIAQQLAKDRVPVGSGAGAGPGVHSSPRKRAVGIVERRFTEDKKAALVKTYSMVALFKWVLTLFGKKKKLSQSRYTFGLSSNNVGLLLLLDKCPRIQKTLTRTK, via the exons atggatgacgaccacgaccacgaccaggACCCCGACGCGCCGTCGCCGGCCGCCGGGGAGCGATGCccgtgctgctgctcctccacctcctccgcctcgccggccgtgccgtggcggCGGTCCGTGAAGCGGAAGCTGGGCGCGGAGAAGGGCGGGGACGAGGAGGCGGGCCCCGCGGCGCGGGTCGAGGCGGAGGACGAGTGCGCGGCGCTgcgggaggcggtggcggcggcgcagtCCACGGCGTCGGCGCTGCGGGCCGAGGTCGAGGAGGAGCGCCTCGCCGCGGCCAGCGCTGCCAGCGAGGCCATGGCCATGATGCTCCGCCTGCAGCGCGAGAAGGCCGAGGTCCAGATGGAGCTCCGCCAGTTCCGCCGCTTCGCCGACGAGAAGATGGCGCTCGACGCCGCCGACATCGACCAGCTCCGCGCGCTCCTGGCGCAGCGCGCGCGCCGCCTGGTGCGCCTGCGCGCCAGGCTCCGCGAGTACAGGCTGCAGTTCATCCACCTCGGCATCCCGCTCCcagagggcgagggcgagggcgagggcgagggcgaggaccTCGTCGCGCAGAACGccgccgaggaggaagaggacctCCTCCTGCTCGAGGGCGAGGACGGCTACGTCGATGGCGATGGCGGGTACTACCCTGAGCTCCGCTGCAACGACGGGGAGTACTACTACTACGAGGACGGGCAGGAGGAAGAGGATGCGGTTGCCCTCGATCTGGAGCGCCGGATCTGCCGCCTCGAGCACGATCAGGAAACTCGCCTGCTTGAGCCACCCcttgaggaagaggaagaggaagagaaagGCACCCACCTCTACACAGATGAGGCGTTGCCGAACTTGTCTGGGCATGAACGGGGTGGCATCTATACTGATGAGGTGTTATCTGAGGAGGATGTGGaagcaaggagcaacctccacaatgatgatgaagagcTGCCGGAGTCTCCTACTGCTGGAAGTGGTGATGGGGAGGAAGCAAGCGAGGCTGATGGTGTTGACAGTGtaagtggcagtggcagtggcagtgaTAGGGTGTACACCATTGACAAGGTGCATCAAGGTGCGCCTGCGCCTATTGCAAGGGTCATGGATAAGTACCAGGGCGAGGCAGTGGAGCCAGACATTAAGAAGCTTTACATGAGGCTGGAGGCGCTGGAGGCCGATAGGGAGTCGATGAGGCAGGCCCTTGTGGCAATGCGCACAGAGAAGGCACAACTTGTGCTTCTTCGTGAGATTGCGCAGCAGCTTGCCAAGGATAGAGTTCCAGTTGGGTCAGGAGCTGGGGCAGGGCCAGGTGTACACTCTTCGCCTAGAAAACGCGCAGTTGGGATTGTAGAAAGGAGATTCACAGAGGACAAGAAGGCGGCACTTGTCAAGACATATTCCATGGTTGCCTTGTTTAAG TGGGTCCTCACTTTatttggcaagaaaaagaagctaTCTCAAAGCAG GTATACTTTTGGCTTATCAAGTAATAATGTTGGTTTGCTCCTACTCTTGGATAAGTGCCCACGGATCCAGAAAACCCTCACAAGAACAAAGTAA